CAAGGCGGGCCAGCACCTGCGCCTTGGCGCGAGAATGGGGAACCCCCCGCCCACGGGCCAACTGCTTCTCGGCCTCGCGGACATCCTCGAGCAGCTCCAGCCGGTCGAGCAGGGCCTCGTACTCCTCCACATTGACCAGGACGGCAGCGCTGCGCCCGTGTTGGGTGATGACCACTGGGCGCCGGGTTCGGCGCACCTGGTCAAGCACCGCTGCCAGGTTCGCGCGGAACTCAGCGAGCGGTTGGATGCCCCTGCTGAGGCGGACTCGTTTCATGCGCCCTCCGAATGTACAGAAGAATGTACATCCGAGACACCGTGGGCGCAAGGAGCGCGGTCAGCGGTGGCTGCCTAACGGACAGAGAAGCTGCGGGGCGCGGCGGCCACTGTCCGTGCGGCCAGCACCCAGGCCCCAGCGCCTACACAACAGCACGATCCGCCGCGGACCGTCAGCTTCATGCACTTGATATTTCCAAGAAGTGCCCTCGAGGAG
Above is a genomic segment from Gemmatimonadales bacterium containing:
- a CDS encoding type II toxin-antitoxin system Phd/YefM family antitoxin codes for the protein MKRVRLSRGIQPLAEFRANLAAVLDQVRRTRRPVVITQHGRSAAVLVNVEEYEALLDRLELLEDVREAEKQLARGRGVPHSRAKAQVLARLAS